TGGTAATAGCATTAAAATTCTAATCAAAATTTACCCTCAATTCAAAGTGCAAGGATGAACCATGCATATGCATAAGCGCATCGTTCTTTTTGACTCTGCGCCATTGATTCCACTATTAAGTCTTGTTTGGGCTGCTTTAATGGTAGTCTTTACTTTTTCCCTTTCACTCATAGCAAAAGTTCCTAGATTCATGGAGATATAGAACAACATATAAGTCTACAACAATTATTCCAATAATTATATATCCGATTGGCCTATGGACGAATATGCAAGCATACGTTTCATGCTTGTTTGAGTAACAGCAATAACCATAGAAATGAAGGAACACACTATTTCTTTTTTGATTTCTTTTATACACTAGATTTTTGATACCTAGGAAAATACAATTTCTTATTTCACAGTGAAatatctaattttttttaaaaaaagcacATTCATGTTCAGGTGCAGGAAATTGATTGAGTTTAAAATTTTAGAATCATATGATTCTTAAGAATTATACCTGATGActtctcttcttttcttctttaCAGAAATTAGTGGCATTGCCACTGTTAATGTGGTCATTCTTCAGCAAACTGATAGATCCTGATCATGTTAAGTTAAACTGCTACGTAATGCGCCTTTTTGCTGTAAGTCCTTTGAACATTTAATTAACGGCATTGTAATAATTTGCGGAATTCTCGTTTCCACTGACAAAAAAGTTGAGGCATAAGAAAATTCATAATAATTCTTTGATATTTCTGAACTGTAATTCTTTATGATTTCTGGAACTGTATGTAACATTACTCAATAGACGCTCTGAGGGATTCTTTAGACCAGCCTTTTTTAAGAGTATGCCAGCATATATTCTTCCGAAGTCTTGGGGAAATACTTTTCTGATCTTGGGCATGGAAAGATTTAGAGTCCCTGTAATATTTTTGTTTGAACCTAGGTACTTTTGCAATGCAAAACCAAAGACATGCATCCACAGTTATGAAGCATTTCTTCATGCTGTATATATTGCTTTATGATATGAATGGTTTCATTGATTGTTAATATTCAAGCATCCATTATTACAATTATTCCCTTTGAGGTAATATCTCTGTCTTAATTGCAGTTACTGCTGAGTTGGATCTACAGTCGCTGCAACTTTGAGTTTATTCCTACCGGTATTCTTCTCGTCACTCTTAATATAGAGAGATTTAGATGTATAGATTGGAAATATATTATGTGGAAGCAAAGTGTAGTAGTCTGCATGCTCATCTGAATGCATACAATCTTGGGTGTGTCCAACAAGAAATCGTCCTTCAAAAAGGTTGCTAGTTTTGAAATCAGTTGTCCAGTAACATGTGATCTTGGTAATATCAGATTGGAACCTAATCAAGAACTTTATTTATTTTAGCTTTCTATATGGagaaacttttttttcttttctttttggttggaaaaaaaaaactgttttatTTAACCATTTTAGTCATGCAATCATCTCTTTTGGCAACCATTTTGGCAACCAATTGTGTTAGGAAATATTCAATTTAGCAAATCTTGAAACATGTAATCCCTGGTGTGGCCTAAAATTTTCACTAAAATCATTCATCACTTCCAAAGGCCAGTTTGGTTATGCGCATAGATTCTAGCCTCATTTGAACCTACATTGACAGAATACTCTTTTGCAGGACGTCTGGGAATATGGAGACTACTTGACATCTGTGCTATGTCAATGGTAGCCGTTTTCTATTTTGCAGGCCTATTCCGTAGATGGGTGCTTAGGCGTCATGTGAGGCTGTTACCTGTTTTACAAGCTCACCCGAGTTAAAAGTTCATGCTTTGAATAGATTTTTCCTTTTGATAGCCGGACAATGAGCTTAAACCTTAAATGGAACGACGTGTACTGTGCATATTCATGTAGCtgaccccaacttgtttgggattgAGACTTGGTATAGACGTCGTTGTATCGTCAAATGATGATTAGATATTTAGCTCGCAGAAGATGATGTATAAAAAGAATTACTCCCTAGTGTATAGGCCGTAGCAGTCAACCTCTAAGAAGCAGATTATGTAGCATTGTAGCTCATATAGATGTACCCTTTTGGGAAAGAAACAGTCTTCACTCTTCAGCATAATGAGTCCCCACTAAGTGATATTCTTCTTCTTGGCATCTTTTACCGACAAAACTCTGTTTTGCAGTCATACTCTTTTTAAGTGCTGTCTTCTCATTTTGTACTATTTTTCTTGTTTCTTGGCCTAAAACTCATTGCTTATTCACTTCTTCCACAACTGCTGTGCTGCAAGCCCGCAAGTGTAGTTTCTTTGCTCTAAGCAATGAACGTACATTTGCTGTTATTTTTGGGGGGTTGTTATGTACTTATGTACCTGGGCTGTTTCCTTATTGAAATGCACAGCGCCATGTGCTTTGGTGTTGCTACGTCTGAAGGGAAATGCATTTTCTGGGTCTATCTCCATTCGAGCAGGAATTTACACTTTGGACTTTAAAGAAGGGGTTCGAAATCTATAACTCCCTGCGTTTCAAAATGTTTGTCTGGTTCTGACTTAACACGTATAGTTTaaaaaagtaaagaagacttttgaatgtAGTGTTAGACTAAAGATATGTATAATGTATCAAAATGGATTTTAATTTGTGATTTTGAACATGTCATGTGAAAAGTTGGAATTATAGAGTTgctaaaaaggaaaagagaaattcttttttaaacggatcaacaagaaaagtaagacaaataTTCTGAAAAGGAGAGTATGATTTAGATGGAGAAATGCCCTAAAGTACCGATGTGTACCATGCGCTCGAATTTTACAAGTTACAAAATGTATGCTTttcactttttctttctttttttagttGAAATTAATTTGCACGTTTTAAATTTCACTGCCTCTATGAATTCAATTCAACTTCATTGATTCGGGTAGATTAGTTATTACCGATTCTTCAGTAGGCTACTTTTAATCATACCCCATGGTCTACCAACATAAACGTATTTTACATTAACTCATATCCCGTTTCATTAAGCATGCATTAATTCTTATTATGGAAAATTCCTGCGACGAGATAAACTATTGCTAGCGATTTCTATTGGTTCTGACGCTCTAATTCTTTAGGCAATCTACGCCAACCCTCTAATTGAATCAAACCCTAAATACATTCTTCTTTCCCAAGATAGGGGCAAGGGCACAACCAAGAGCGCACACTCTCTTGATTATAAATTAAG
Above is a genomic segment from Lycium barbarum isolate Lr01 chromosome 12, ASM1917538v2, whole genome shotgun sequence containing:
- the LOC132622172 gene encoding uncharacterized protein LOC132622172 isoform X4, with protein sequence MKTTCILQLWNYKSTVQRCKCPICCRPISKLVPEDTLLVRQQEDSELLRDIGRYNHLYVGGVYGVFLKLVALPLLMWSFFSKLIDPDHVKLNCYVMRLFALLLSWIYSRCNFEFIPTGRLGIWRLLDICAMSMVAVFYFAGLFRRWVLRRHVRLLPVLQAHPS
- the LOC132622172 gene encoding uncharacterized protein LOC132622172 isoform X3; the encoded protein is MISVQYVLETSQFLAGPIVDTGFVLWNYKSTVQRCKCPICCRPISKLVPEDTLLVRQQEDSELLRDIGRYNHLYVGGVYGVFLKLVALPLLMWSFFSKLIDPDHVKLNCYVMRLFALLLSWIYSRCNFEFIPTGRLGIWRLLDICAMSMVAVFYFAGLFRRWVLRRHVRLLPVLQAHPS